TGCCAATAGTAAAAGCGGGATTAATGCCCAGGCGAACGCCATATTTACGGATGAGTTCGGCGCAATAGGCGTGCAAAGTTCCCACATGAATATTATTTTCTTCTTCGGGCTTAATTACATTTTGAGAAAGCAGACGTTCTTTTATTTCACTGGCTGCTTTTTCGGTAAATGTGAATGCTAAAATACGATACAGCGGAATTTTATCGGATTCTATAATATGTCGAATACGCTCAATAAGAACGCGTGTTTTGCCTGAACCTGCACCCGAGATCACACTCATCGACAAATGAGTGTGTGTAGCAGCAGCCTGTTGATGGGGGGTAAGGCTACTCATGCTGCGTCCTCCTCGGTATCCACAGCCTGGTAATGACAAATTTGTTTATACGAGCATGTTGTACAAAGAGATTGGTTGCGCGGGGCAGGATTAAAGAGGCCTTTGTTAATACCCAGTGCAGCTTCACCAATAATATCGCATACTCTTTTTTTAAGAGAGTCCCATTCGTCATTACTTATTTTTGAACCTTTAATAGCCATATCGGTATCGGCATTATCACCAAACACAAGAGCGCTTTTTTTACCCACTTCTTTTAGGCTTAATAATACGCCTTGCGAGGATGTGTAGCGGGGTAAAAGCAAATTTTGAATAGCCATCTGATACAACGGAATTTGGATAGATTCGGCATTTTTAAGACTTTGCGTACTATCAATTTCACCTGTCTTGTAATCAATAACCGTAAACGATTTTTTTCCCTCGTTAATATCAATTCTGTCAATGCGTCCGGTTACAAAAATATCATGATCGCGATAACGTATTTTAAAGGGCGAAACTTTCCCGCTGCCAAATGCCCACTCTAATACATGGGGAAATGTTGTTTTCTTTTTGTCGCGCAGGGCCAATACTTCATTTTTTACCAGTTCAACAATAGCCCCCTCGGCGCGCTTTATAAAATCGCTCACTACAATTTGAGGTAATTGCGATGTTTTTAAAAAAACTGGCTTTTCATCCTCAATAATTTGCCGGGTTTGATCGGCTAATTTATTAAGATACAAATCGTATTCTAGGGCATCTTTATAAAGTTCGGTATTTTCACGATATAAACGTTCCAATACTCTATGGATAAACATACCCTTTACATCGGGTGTGATATCGGTATCGTCTTCTTTTTTATCTTCTAAATTAAGAATGTAGCGAGCGTAATATTTGTAGGGACATTTTAAATATAAATCTAAACTAGTGATGGAAAATCGATTTTCTTTAAGTGCAGGATAATGAATAGGCTCTTGTGATGTTTTTACAGCAGTCGGATCACTCTCCTTTATAATTTGATAAGTACCAGTTTGTGGTGTTTCCTGCTTTTTATCCCAGCTTACTTGTGGATACGATAAATAAGTGCTCTGCCGAACTCTCAGCAAAAGATGATCGAGCCAGTGTTTGTGACGCTCGTGCAAATATGTAGGCGACAATAAAATTTCGCGCATGTAAGGTGCTTCCAGCATTTCGGTATCAAAAAAGGGATGGTCACTGATGTTTTCTGAGAAATTCTTACGCGTAAAACCTGTTACAAACAAGTGCTCGCTATCTAAACTATGGGCTACATCTAAAGTAAGCACTTTAATGCCGTCTTTAGATTGAGGGTAGGGTAGAGTGATGGCTTCCCTCTCGTCTTTTTTCCATAATTCTAATAATCGGGTTTCGTTAAAGCCTTCTAGCAATAATTTTTTTTCAAAATCCCACTCTTCTTCAAATTGCTGATAAGCCGCTGCTGTATTAAGCGCCATTATTTCGCTCAAACTAAACTGGCCCTGCTTATTTTGAAATTCTTCGGGCAGAGGTTTTGCTCCTGTGAGTGGAGCCTGAAAACTTGTAATAAATGGAAGACTTGCGGCATGCAAAAGTTCGGGAACTCGTTCTTTATAATAAGCTTGCTGAGGAATAATTACCGTAATGGCAGAAGGGAGAACTCCTGCATCTATTTTATTTTTAAGTTTCTTCACAAGAGCTTCTAGTTCAATCCCGGGATGACTAAAAGCATGCAGAAAGCGTGTTTTATCGACAGCAGGAACATTAAAATATTTAGATTGTTCGGCCATTTCACCCAAACGCGTATAGGCTGGATAGAAAAATGCATCGTCGCTTGAGGCATGATTAAATGAAAAATCAAGAGTAATGCTTAAGTTTGGAAAGTTCTGATTTAAAAGACGCAGAATTTCTTCTTTAC
This is a stretch of genomic DNA from bacterium. It encodes these proteins:
- a CDS encoding PD-(D/E)XK nuclease family protein; its protein translation is MSLTLHHGPAGSDKLGLLLKNASQNLSQSSKTAFIVPNRFVSLFAETELARFSSAGGFLSKHRVVTFDDFLLHLLKTNVSRLHVLTPRMKRTIARRLIAQNKYPTFKDYLYFPQLLSKLLNTIDLLKHAGLGVTEARKLFENHQTPEINACLNFFEDYQHVLSENYFADTGELYRLTLDLLKNKKLKCPYTSLYVSRHFPLERGKEEILRLLNQNFPNLSITLDFSFNHASSDDAFFYPAYTRLGEMAEQSKYFNVPAVDKTRFLHAFSHPGIELEALVKKLKNKIDAGVLPSAITVIIPQQAYYKERVPELLHAASLPFITSFQAPLTGAKPLPEEFQNKQGQFSLSEIMALNTAAAYQQFEEEWDFEKKLLLEGFNETRLLELWKKDEREAITLPYPQSKDGIKVLTLDVAHSLDSEHLFVTGFTRKNFSENISDHPFFDTEMLEAPYMREILLSPTYLHERHKHWLDHLLLRVRQSTYLSYPQVSWDKKQETPQTGTYQIIKESDPTAVKTSQEPIHYPALKENRFSITSLDLYLKCPYKYYARYILNLEDKKEDDTDITPDVKGMFIHRVLERLYRENTELYKDALEYDLYLNKLADQTRQIIEDEKPVFLKTSQLPQIVVSDFIKRAEGAIVELVKNEVLALRDKKKTTFPHVLEWAFGSGKVSPFKIRYRDHDIFVTGRIDRIDINEGKKSFTVIDYKTGEIDSTQSLKNAESIQIPLYQMAIQNLLLPRYTSSQGVLLSLKEVGKKSALVFGDNADTDMAIKGSKISNDEWDSLKKRVCDIIGEAALGINKGLFNPAPRNQSLCTTCSYKQICHYQAVDTEEDAA